From one Planctomycetota bacterium genomic stretch:
- a CDS encoding uroporphyrinogen decarboxylase family protein produces the protein MADLFEPLPREEVIKAVERKGPRRIPLVMAKWWGEGLWEQYGERLQHFDRYPHDAAMVMFSPLDVGKMGLSWLGENAGVKKGHDAGGPLWDWSHLDEFIARMPDPAASPVFDELRPHVERARAAGRYLLFGWWGLFFERPWGLRGMANLMTDYYLEPERIHRLHDALCRLYVGYIERAAREFRPDGFWTSDDLGNQRQLMMKPAHFREFLKPYYARVGAACRAARMHFWLHSCGNNTEALDDLIEAGVQVFHPVQKHTMDERAVAAQYGDRLTFLVGFDVQHLLREGTPEQVRAEVRYLVDTFDRPDGGLCLAAGNGIVAGTPFENIDAFLDEGVRYGVDRRRKATCLQEGRASD, from the coding sequence ATGGCCGATCTCTTCGAGCCGCTGCCTCGGGAGGAAGTGATCAAGGCGGTGGAGCGCAAAGGCCCCCGCCGGATCCCGCTCGTCATGGCCAAGTGGTGGGGCGAGGGCCTCTGGGAGCAGTACGGCGAGCGCCTCCAGCACTTCGACCGCTATCCCCACGACGCCGCGATGGTGATGTTCAGCCCGCTCGACGTGGGCAAGATGGGCCTCTCGTGGCTCGGTGAGAATGCAGGCGTGAAGAAGGGCCACGACGCCGGCGGCCCGCTGTGGGACTGGAGCCATCTCGACGAGTTCATCGCCAGGATGCCCGACCCCGCGGCGTCGCCCGTCTTCGACGAGTTGCGCCCGCATGTCGAGCGTGCCCGCGCCGCGGGCCGCTACCTGCTCTTCGGTTGGTGGGGCCTCTTCTTCGAGCGCCCTTGGGGCCTGCGCGGCATGGCCAACCTGATGACCGACTACTACCTCGAGCCCGAGCGCATCCACCGGCTGCACGACGCGTTGTGCCGCCTCTACGTCGGCTACATCGAGCGGGCGGCGCGGGAGTTCCGCCCCGACGGCTTCTGGACGAGCGACGACTTGGGCAACCAGCGGCAGCTCATGATGAAGCCCGCCCACTTCCGCGAGTTCCTCAAGCCCTACTACGCCCGCGTCGGCGCCGCCTGCCGAGCCGCCCGCATGCACTTCTGGCTCCACAGTTGCGGCAACAACACCGAGGCCCTCGACGACCTCATCGAGGCCGGCGTGCAGGTCTTCCACCCGGTTCAGAAGCACACGATGGACGAGCGCGCCGTCGCCGCCCAGTATGGCGACCGCCTCACCTTCCTCGTCGGCTTCGACGTCCAGCACCTCCTCCGCGAGGGCACCCCTGAGCAGGTCCGCGCCGAAGTCCGTTACCTCGTGGACACCTTCGACCGTCCCGATGGCGGCCTGTGCCTGGCCGCTGGCAACGGCATCGTCGCGGGGACCCCGTTCGAGAACATAGACGCGTTTCTCGATGAGGGGGTGAGATACGGGGTGGACCGTCGCCGAAAAGCGACATGCCTGCAAGAAGGGAGAGCAAGTGACTGA
- a CDS encoding sugar ABC transporter permease → MKATSGHQRDFWPAMGFLMPNLLGFLVFTAGPVLFSLAIAFTNWDLQRTVPFGWIGLRNFAELFGDQQFWLYFLNTVYLMMGLPFAIAGSLLLALLLSQNLRGIVVYRTLFYLPTFTSGVALMILWKALYNPDFGPINAAINAVLGAVGLRNVQAPVWLLSTKNIFGLAVVVAVGLGLLGAGRLLRAFVRVPARAALAGAACAFVLFLVVWPWARGLEVETVGLRREQWGLGARDAIILMGVWIAIGGNNMLLYLAALSNVPQELYEAAQIDGAGRWATFWNVTWPQLAPTTFFIVVMSFIGGLQGGFEQARVMTYGGPAGTTTTLVYHIYTKAFEEFQMGYASAISWVLFTIIFTVTLVNWKFGAKELSY, encoded by the coding sequence GTGAAAGCCACGAGCGGACACCAGCGCGACTTCTGGCCGGCGATGGGCTTCCTCATGCCCAATCTCCTCGGCTTCCTCGTCTTCACCGCCGGGCCGGTGCTCTTCTCGCTCGCCATCGCGTTCACCAACTGGGACCTCCAGCGCACCGTGCCCTTCGGCTGGATCGGCCTGCGGAACTTCGCCGAGCTCTTCGGCGACCAGCAGTTCTGGCTCTATTTCCTCAACACTGTGTACCTGATGATGGGGCTGCCGTTCGCCATCGCGGGGTCGCTGCTCCTCGCCTTGCTGCTCAGCCAGAACCTGCGCGGCATCGTGGTCTACCGCACGCTCTTCTACCTGCCCACCTTCACCAGCGGCGTGGCGCTGATGATCCTGTGGAAGGCGCTGTACAACCCCGACTTCGGCCCCATCAACGCCGCGATCAACGCCGTCCTCGGCGCGGTGGGCCTCCGGAACGTCCAGGCCCCCGTGTGGCTGCTCTCGACCAAGAACATCTTCGGCCTCGCCGTGGTGGTCGCCGTGGGGCTCGGGCTGCTGGGCGCGGGCAGATTGCTTCGCGCGTTCGTGCGGGTGCCGGCCCGGGCCGCTCTCGCGGGCGCCGCGTGCGCCTTCGTGCTGTTCCTCGTCGTCTGGCCGTGGGCCAGAGGTCTCGAGGTCGAAACGGTGGGCCTCCGCCGCGAGCAGTGGGGCCTGGGCGCGCGCGACGCGATCATCCTCATGGGCGTCTGGATCGCCATCGGCGGCAACAACATGCTCCTCTACCTCGCCGCCCTGTCCAACGTGCCTCAGGAGCTCTATGAGGCCGCGCAGATTGACGGCGCGGGGCGCTGGGCCACCTTCTGGAACGTCACCTGGCCCCAGCTCGCGCCGACCACGTTTTTCATCGTCGTCATGAGCTTCATCGGCGGGCTCCAGGGCGGCTTCGAGCAGGCCCGCGTGATGACCTACGGCGGCCCGGCCGGCACCACCACCACGCTCGTCTATCACATCTACACCAAGGCGTTCGAGGAGTTCCAGATGGGCTACGCCTCGGCCATCTCCTGGGTGCTCTTCACCATCATCTTCACCGTCACACTCGTCAACTGGAAATTCGGGGCCAAGGAACTGAGCTATTAG
- a CDS encoding HEPN domain-containing protein: MASADPVRHWVSSAREELRAARTMLRGGHWRHVVFLCHLAVEKAIKAVIQSKSGKLPPKVHDLLILLRKASVDPPEELRAFIGQLSGLSIPTRYPDDLRVSASTFSGAFATRCAQMTRKVLKWFEQAVR, translated from the coding sequence ATGGCTTCTGCCGACCCCGTCAGGCATTGGGTCTCGTCTGCGCGAGAGGAACTCCGCGCCGCCCGAACCATGCTCCGAGGGGGCCACTGGCGGCATGTGGTCTTCCTGTGCCATCTCGCCGTCGAGAAGGCGATCAAGGCGGTGATCCAGAGCAAGTCAGGCAAGCTGCCGCCGAAGGTGCACGACCTGCTGATTCTCCTACGCAAGGCGAGCGTCGATCCGCCAGAGGAACTCAGAGCCTTCATCGGGCAGTTGTCGGGACTGAGCATTCCGACTCGATACCCGGACGACCTGCGCGTTTCGGCGAGCACGTTCAGCGGGGCCTTTGCCACCCGTTGCGCCCAGATGACCAGGAAGGTGCTGAAGTGGTTCGAGCAAGCCGTAAGGTAA
- a CDS encoding PmoA family protein: MRTPVWCLLALAAASALGSEAAGVQLKQTDDALEITLDGKPFTTYRFAPKPSMNQRILRPCFYPVFGPNQTQMMRHYPLAEGDPKETKPDHPHHTSLWVAYGAVNGVDNWSNAAKAGWQIHKSFEAVESGAEMGLFRETLDWTDAEKKPILAEVRTVRIPRPRDDTYRVLDLEITLQAKYGQVVFGDTKEGGMCSTRMRTEFRADKDGKNGRLVNSNGDEGNASWGKRALWVDASGEVDGKRYGYAIFDHPSNLRHKMQGQPDGVYWHSRTYGLLGSNPFAIQSFDKKNPEKGTYTLDEGKELTLRYRVLFHVGDEKEGKVAERYAAYAEGK, encoded by the coding sequence ATGCGTACACCTGTGTGGTGCCTGCTGGCGCTTGCGGCCGCGAGCGCCTTGGGCAGCGAGGCAGCCGGCGTGCAACTGAAGCAGACGGACGACGCCCTCGAGATCACCCTGGACGGCAAGCCGTTCACCACCTATCGCTTCGCGCCCAAGCCCTCGATGAACCAGCGAATCCTGCGCCCCTGCTTCTACCCCGTGTTCGGCCCGAACCAGACCCAGATGATGCGCCACTACCCCCTCGCCGAGGGCGACCCGAAGGAGACCAAGCCCGACCATCCGCACCACACGAGCCTGTGGGTGGCCTACGGCGCGGTGAACGGCGTAGACAACTGGTCGAACGCAGCCAAGGCGGGCTGGCAGATCCACAAGAGCTTCGAGGCCGTCGAGAGCGGCGCCGAGATGGGCCTCTTCCGCGAAACCCTCGACTGGACCGACGCCGAGAAGAAGCCCATACTGGCCGAGGTGCGCACCGTGCGCATCCCGCGCCCGAGGGACGACACCTATCGCGTCCTCGACCTGGAGATCACTCTCCAGGCGAAGTACGGCCAGGTGGTCTTCGGCGACACCAAGGAAGGCGGCATGTGTTCGACCCGCATGCGCACGGAGTTCCGCGCCGACAAGGACGGCAAGAACGGCCGGCTCGTGAACTCCAACGGCGACGAGGGCAATGCCTCGTGGGGCAAGCGCGCCCTGTGGGTGGACGCCTCCGGCGAGGTGGACGGCAAACGCTACGGCTACGCCATCTTCGACCACCCCTCGAACCTCCGGCACAAGATGCAGGGCCAGCCCGACGGCGTCTACTGGCACTCGCGCACCTACGGCTTGCTCGGCTCGAACCCCTTCGCCATCCAGAGCTTCGACAAGAAGAACCCCGAGAAGGGCACCTACACCCTCGACGAGGGCAAGGAACTCACCCTGCGCTACCGCGTGCTCTTCCATGTGGGGGATGAGAAGGAGGGGAAGGTGGCGGAGCGGTATGCGGCCTACGCCGAGGGGAAGTAG
- a CDS encoding carbohydrate ABC transporter permease: MGKVGRACVHAELSAPSAWRRWWFRRGRFGASHAMLGLIAATMLVPFLWMVLASFKPLAEVEQLNPFPTKWLPSNYPKVFEQIPFGRYYFNSLFVAAWVTFLQCLTSSMAAYAFARLRWRGRDHVFRLYLATLMIPGVVTMIPNYALMVKLGLLDSYAGLIVPAAFSAFGTFLLRQFMLTIPPSLDEAAAMDGASHWQVFWDVILPLARPGLITLGIFTFLGNYGSFFWPLILIKSEHLRTLPIGMLYFDTMYGRQTNLIMAASVMNIIPLILLFIVSQKFIVKGIQLGAVKG, encoded by the coding sequence ATGGGTAAGGTAGGGCGTGCCTGCGTGCACGCGGAACTCTCGGCTCCCTCCGCCTGGCGCCGCTGGTGGTTTCGCCGCGGCCGCTTCGGCGCGAGCCACGCGATGCTCGGCCTCATCGCCGCCACCATGCTCGTGCCCTTCCTCTGGATGGTCCTCGCCAGCTTCAAGCCGCTCGCCGAGGTCGAGCAGCTCAACCCCTTCCCCACCAAGTGGCTCCCCAGCAACTACCCCAAGGTCTTCGAGCAGATTCCGTTCGGCCGCTATTACTTCAACAGCCTGTTCGTGGCCGCGTGGGTCACGTTTCTCCAGTGCCTCACCAGCTCGATGGCGGCCTATGCCTTCGCGCGCCTCAGGTGGCGGGGCCGCGACCACGTGTTCCGCCTCTACCTCGCCACGCTGATGATCCCCGGCGTGGTGACCATGATCCCGAATTACGCGCTGATGGTGAAGCTGGGCCTGCTCGACTCGTACGCCGGGCTGATCGTGCCGGCCGCCTTCAGCGCCTTCGGCACCTTCCTGCTCCGCCAGTTCATGCTCACCATTCCGCCCTCGCTCGACGAGGCCGCGGCCATGGACGGCGCGAGCCACTGGCAGGTCTTCTGGGACGTGATTCTGCCCCTGGCCCGCCCGGGCCTCATCACCCTGGGCATCTTCACGTTCCTGGGCAACTACGGCTCGTTCTTCTGGCCGCTGATTCTCATCAAGAGCGAGCACCTGCGCACCCTGCCCATCGGCATGTTGTACTTCGACACCATGTATGGCCGCCAGACCAACCTCATCATGGCCGCGAGCGTCATGAACATCATCCCCCTGATCCTCCTCTTCATCGTCTCCCAGAAGTTCATCGTCAAGGGCATCCAGCTTGGCGCCGTGAAAGGATAG
- a CDS encoding sugar phosphate isomerase/epimerase, with protein sequence MGLRNKSGVSRRELLRLGGLGAAASLAGCTRWAERLRVTEQPAVAAPFQVRLGLQSYSLRSFKFDEAVAKMKEAGIGFVEFFPAHFPMGMKPEELAAAQAKLADANIKVNAYGVCGIGKDEAGARKLLEFAAKVGIELVSVDPAPDAFDAIDKVLADYPVNIGIHNHGPGSRWTTADGMLKALEGHHPRFGVCLDTGHLARSGDDPVEATRKIGAAKRLHGFHFKDVNAQKHDVVVGKGTIDLVATFTALKETGFTGPFSLEYELDANNPMPGIVASFAAMREALAKVV encoded by the coding sequence ATGGGTCTTCGCAACAAGAGCGGCGTTTCACGACGTGAACTGCTGAGGTTGGGCGGGCTGGGCGCGGCTGCGAGCCTGGCCGGCTGCACGCGGTGGGCTGAGCGGCTGCGAGTGACCGAACAGCCGGCCGTGGCGGCGCCGTTCCAGGTGCGGCTCGGGCTTCAGAGCTATTCGTTGCGCTCCTTCAAGTTCGACGAGGCCGTGGCGAAGATGAAGGAGGCGGGCATCGGCTTCGTGGAGTTCTTCCCCGCCCATTTCCCGATGGGGATGAAGCCGGAAGAACTCGCCGCGGCGCAGGCGAAACTGGCCGACGCCAACATCAAGGTCAACGCCTACGGCGTGTGCGGCATCGGCAAGGACGAGGCGGGCGCCCGCAAGCTGCTCGAGTTCGCGGCCAAGGTGGGGATCGAGCTGGTGTCGGTGGACCCCGCGCCCGACGCCTTCGACGCGATTGACAAGGTGCTGGCCGACTATCCCGTGAACATCGGCATCCACAACCACGGGCCGGGCTCGCGCTGGACGACGGCCGACGGAATGCTCAAGGCGCTGGAAGGCCACCACCCGCGCTTCGGCGTGTGCCTGGACACGGGGCACCTGGCCCGCTCGGGCGACGACCCTGTGGAGGCCACCCGCAAGATCGGCGCGGCCAAACGCCTCCACGGCTTCCACTTCAAGGACGTCAATGCCCAGAAGCACGACGTGGTGGTGGGGAAGGGCACGATTGACCTGGTGGCCACCTTCACGGCGCTGAAGGAAACCGGGTTCACCGGCCCCTTCTCGCTGGAATACGAACTGGATGCGAACAACCCGATGCCTGGCATCGTGGCCTCGTTCGCCGCCATGCGCGAGGCCCTGGCGAAGGTGGTGTGA
- a CDS encoding arylsulfatase, giving the protein MPRGMSRRGFLGALAASCHLLRNVPVSAAPARRPNIIIILADDMGFSDIGCYGSEIATPHLDALAKGGLRFTQFYNTPRCCPSRATLLTGLYPHQAGVGHMVGDYGVPGYRGFLNDRCVTIAEALKPAGYTTLMVGKWHIGEQRPHWPVDRGFQRYYGLVSGSSNYWKIDQGRLFAEDDKQTDPDEKGFYATDAFGNKAIEYVERFGRGDKPFFLYLAFTAPHWPLHAWPDDIARYKGHYLKGWDKLREERHRRQIEMGILDAKWALTPRDKAAPAWDDVADKEMWDLRMAVYAAQVDRMDQNIGKLVAKLRELGKLDNTLILFLTDNGGCAEAVDRGKPGVPPGGVDSFLSYHLPWANASNTPFRLYKHWTHEGGIASPLVVHWPAVIKNGGTLTHQVGHTIDLMPTCLDVAGAEYPKTFNGKEIQPLEGRSLLPAFENVGGASVPRVLFWEHEGNRAVRQGKWKLVSKHPGGWELYDLEADRTELHDLAAANPDKVKELSDLYDAWAKRASVEPWPVRRAGAEKGGKAGKAQK; this is encoded by the coding sequence ATGCCACGTGGAATGAGCCGGCGCGGGTTCCTGGGCGCACTCGCAGCTTCTTGCCACCTCCTCAGGAACGTGCCGGTCAGTGCCGCGCCGGCGAGGCGGCCGAATATCATTATCATCCTCGCCGACGACATGGGCTTCTCCGACATCGGCTGCTACGGCAGCGAGATCGCCACACCCCACCTCGATGCCCTGGCCAAGGGCGGCCTCCGCTTCACCCAGTTCTACAACACCCCCCGCTGCTGCCCGTCGCGGGCCACGCTCCTCACCGGCCTCTACCCCCACCAGGCCGGCGTCGGCCACATGGTCGGCGACTACGGCGTGCCCGGCTACCGCGGCTTCCTCAACGACCGCTGCGTGACCATCGCCGAGGCCCTCAAGCCCGCAGGCTACACCACGCTCATGGTCGGCAAGTGGCACATCGGCGAGCAGCGCCCCCACTGGCCCGTGGACCGCGGCTTCCAGCGCTACTACGGCCTCGTCAGCGGCAGCTCCAACTACTGGAAGATTGACCAGGGCCGCCTCTTCGCCGAGGACGACAAGCAGACAGACCCCGACGAGAAGGGCTTCTACGCCACCGACGCCTTCGGCAACAAGGCCATCGAATACGTAGAACGGTTCGGCCGCGGCGACAAGCCCTTCTTCCTCTACCTCGCCTTCACCGCCCCCCACTGGCCCCTCCACGCCTGGCCCGACGACATTGCGAGATACAAAGGCCACTACCTGAAGGGCTGGGACAAGCTCCGCGAGGAGCGCCACCGCCGCCAGATCGAAATGGGGATCTTGGACGCCAAGTGGGCGCTGACGCCCCGCGACAAGGCGGCCCCCGCCTGGGACGACGTGGCCGACAAGGAGATGTGGGACCTGCGCATGGCCGTCTACGCTGCGCAGGTGGACCGCATGGACCAGAACATCGGCAAGCTGGTGGCCAAGCTCCGCGAGCTGGGCAAGCTCGACAACACCCTCATCCTGTTCCTGACCGACAACGGCGGCTGCGCCGAGGCCGTTGACCGCGGCAAGCCGGGCGTCCCCCCCGGCGGCGTGGACTCCTTCCTCAGCTACCACCTGCCCTGGGCCAACGCCAGCAACACCCCCTTCCGCCTCTACAAGCACTGGACCCACGAGGGCGGCATCGCCTCGCCCCTCGTCGTCCACTGGCCCGCCGTCATCAAGAACGGCGGCACGTTGACCCATCAGGTGGGCCACACGATTGACCTTATGCCCACCTGCCTTGATGTTGCCGGCGCCGAATATCCCAAGACCTTCAACGGCAAGGAGATTCAGCCCCTGGAGGGCAGGAGCCTGCTGCCCGCGTTCGAGAATGTGGGCGGGGCCTCCGTGCCCCGCGTCCTCTTCTGGGAGCACGAGGGCAATCGCGCCGTGCGCCAGGGCAAGTGGAAACTCGTCTCTAAGCACCCCGGCGGCTGGGAACTCTACGACCTGGAGGCCGACCGCACCGAACTCCACGACCTCGCCGCCGCCAACCCCGACAAGGTGAAGGAACTCTCCGACCTCTACGACGCCTGGGCCAAGCGCGCCAGTGTCGAGCCGTGGCCCGTGCGTCGCGCCGGCGCCGAGAAGGGCGGCAAGGCGGGCAAGGCACAGAAGTAG
- a CDS encoding basic secretory protein-like protein, with protein sequence MVPGSARVLVCSAALVACVTLAAGGDAEKARPPAAPKLEMTVDTSEAPDMAQWAAEARALCEKNYAMILEHLGAPGFTPPTKVRLVFKQDKGIAATSGTTITCMQGWFQQHPDDYGAVIHELCHVVQAYGRQRVPGWVTEGIADWVRWFNYEPPNRRPRVNPARAHYTNGYQVTAAFFDWIVRTKDKTFVNRLNDAVRNGRYKPELFQEYAGKPLDGLWAEFLESLAKK encoded by the coding sequence ATGGTGCCAGGCTCGGCTCGCGTGCTCGTGTGCTCGGCGGCGCTCGTCGCGTGCGTTACGCTGGCGGCAGGAGGCGACGCCGAGAAGGCGCGGCCGCCCGCGGCCCCGAAGCTGGAGATGACGGTGGACACCTCGGAGGCGCCCGACATGGCCCAGTGGGCGGCCGAGGCGCGAGCGCTCTGCGAAAAGAACTACGCCATGATCCTGGAGCACCTCGGCGCGCCCGGCTTCACGCCGCCCACGAAGGTGCGCCTGGTGTTCAAGCAGGACAAGGGCATCGCCGCCACCTCGGGCACCACGATCACGTGCATGCAGGGCTGGTTCCAGCAGCACCCCGACGACTACGGCGCCGTGATCCACGAGCTGTGCCATGTGGTGCAGGCCTACGGCCGCCAGCGCGTGCCCGGCTGGGTGACCGAGGGCATCGCCGACTGGGTCCGCTGGTTCAACTACGAGCCGCCGAACCGCCGCCCGCGCGTCAACCCCGCCCGAGCTCATTACACAAACGGCTATCAGGTCACCGCCGCCTTCTTCGACTGGATCGTGCGCACGAAGGACAAGACGTTTGTCAACCGCCTGAACGACGCCGTGCGCAATGGGCGCTACAAGCCGGAGTTGTTCCAGGAGTACGCAGGCAAGCCGCTCGACGGCCTGTGGGCCGAGTTCCTCGAGTCGCTTGCCAAGAAGTAG
- a CDS encoding four helix bundle protein, with the protein MGKDYRRNKAWQKSDAFAIAVYAATRTFPRDEQYGLTSQVRRAALSAPTNIVEGSGRRTQRDYLLFLNRAEASIEEAGYLLDFAHRLGYLPTDKAAELAAAKEEAARVLTGLIARITGDLERDGSRR; encoded by the coding sequence GTGGGCAAGGATTACCGCAGGAACAAGGCGTGGCAGAAGTCCGATGCCTTTGCGATCGCCGTGTACGCGGCCACGCGCACATTTCCGCGCGATGAGCAGTACGGGCTGACCTCGCAGGTTCGGCGTGCGGCCCTCTCGGCCCCGACGAATATCGTCGAGGGGAGTGGGAGGCGCACGCAACGGGACTACCTGCTGTTCCTGAACCGTGCCGAAGCATCCATCGAGGAGGCAGGGTACTTGCTCGACTTCGCTCATCGTCTCGGCTACCTTCCGACAGACAAGGCCGCCGAGCTTGCTGCTGCAAAGGAGGAGGCGGCCAGAGTCCTCACTGGCCTCATTGCGAGGATCACGGGTGACCTCGAGAGAGATGGCAGCCGAAGGTGA
- a CDS encoding nucleotidyltransferase domain-containing protein, which yields MVRASRKVTGIVARYSDAISRRGIRPEAIYLFGSRARGRAGADSDIDLVVVSRAFRRMGYLRSLALLGEAAAEILEPIQALPYTPSEFASPLRGGFLEAIRPTCVPVLPPMARR from the coding sequence GTGGTTCGAGCAAGCCGTAAGGTAACAGGCATTGTCGCGCGCTATTCGGACGCCATTTCGCGGCGCGGCATCCGCCCCGAGGCCATCTACCTGTTCGGCTCGCGCGCCCGCGGGCGAGCGGGCGCGGACAGCGACATTGATCTTGTGGTGGTCTCGCGCGCCTTCCGCCGAATGGGTTATCTGAGATCACTGGCCCTGTTGGGCGAAGCCGCGGCAGAGATTCTCGAGCCTATCCAGGCCCTCCCGTACACCCCGTCCGAATTCGCCAGCCCTCTCCGCGGCGGCTTCCTCGAAGCCATCCGCCCCACCTGCGTCCCCGTTCTTCCGCCCATGGCGCGTCGATAG
- a CDS encoding extracellular solute-binding protein: protein MKYVFAGAFAVLALLSGVAWLLQPRLAEEGKTPLVWISDDNPARREQIAVFNQLHPQYALRLDPSNVGMQKVIVQCIGGVGPDLFDCYDGFQLSAYVKSGIAMDVTDELAAAGISVERDCWAAAHPNCLYEGRTYGFPTNASVNALWINKDLFDRHGIPYPKGPWTWDDFIPLAQKLTVRGASGRIEHFGFMMDWWNWRHFCLQWGGRVYTPDGTRCTLDSPENIAAVQLMQDLVYKHHVAPNPVEEAAIATAGGWGSGTITWFGGGKAAMALGGRWWLCTLRNYEGLRLGAVECPHGPQRVFRGYGRSTLVNRNSPRRAEAVAFLKYLAGKEYNELINRQADALAPVIRYCYTDLYLHDPQFPNEDFNAVWRDIMQYGLPDEVSPFVNGNAAGRIIAKQLDLVKNGTKPAADALRTAARQINEEIEKTVRRDPELRERYEALTRK from the coding sequence ATGAAATACGTCTTCGCCGGCGCCTTTGCGGTTCTCGCCCTGCTCTCGGGCGTGGCGTGGCTGCTCCAGCCGCGCCTGGCCGAGGAGGGCAAGACGCCGCTCGTGTGGATCAGCGACGACAACCCCGCGCGCCGCGAGCAGATCGCCGTCTTCAACCAGCTTCATCCCCAGTACGCCCTCCGCCTCGACCCCTCCAACGTCGGCATGCAGAAGGTCATCGTGCAGTGCATCGGCGGCGTGGGACCCGACCTCTTCGACTGCTACGACGGCTTCCAGCTCTCCGCCTACGTCAAGAGCGGCATCGCGATGGACGTGACGGACGAACTGGCGGCGGCCGGCATCAGCGTCGAGAGGGATTGCTGGGCCGCCGCCCACCCCAACTGCCTCTACGAGGGACGCACCTACGGCTTCCCCACCAATGCCTCGGTGAACGCCCTCTGGATCAACAAGGACCTCTTCGACCGCCACGGCATCCCCTATCCCAAGGGGCCGTGGACGTGGGACGACTTCATCCCCCTGGCGCAGAAGCTCACGGTCCGGGGCGCGAGCGGCCGCATCGAGCACTTCGGGTTCATGATGGACTGGTGGAACTGGCGCCACTTCTGCCTCCAGTGGGGCGGGCGCGTCTACACCCCCGACGGCACCCGCTGCACCCTCGACAGCCCCGAGAACATCGCGGCCGTCCAGCTCATGCAGGACCTCGTCTACAAGCATCACGTCGCGCCGAACCCCGTCGAGGAGGCGGCCATCGCCACCGCGGGCGGCTGGGGCTCGGGCACCATCACCTGGTTCGGCGGCGGCAAGGCCGCCATGGCCCTCGGCGGACGCTGGTGGCTGTGCACCCTGCGCAACTACGAGGGGCTGCGCCTGGGCGCCGTCGAGTGCCCCCACGGGCCCCAACGCGTCTTCCGCGGCTATGGCCGCTCGACCCTCGTGAACCGCAACAGTCCCCGCCGCGCCGAGGCCGTCGCCTTCCTCAAGTACCTGGCCGGCAAGGAATACAACGAGCTGATCAACCGCCAGGCCGACGCCCTCGCACCCGTCATCCGCTACTGCTACACCGACCTCTATCTCCACGACCCCCAGTTCCCGAATGAGGACTTCAATGCGGTGTGGCGCGACATCATGCAGTACGGCCTCCCCGACGAGGTGAGCCCGTTCGTCAACGGCAACGCCGCCGGCCGCATCATCGCCAAGCAGCTCGACCTGGTGAAGAACGGCACCAAACCCGCCGCCGACGCCCTGCGCACCGCGGCACGCCAGATCAACGAGGAGATCGAGAAGACCGTTCGGCGCGACCCTGAGTTGCGCGAGCGCTACGAGGCGCTGACGCGCAAGTGA